In Schlegelella aquatica, one DNA window encodes the following:
- the bioF gene encoding 8-amino-7-oxononanoate synthase, with protein MLLEHLERQLATREAQGLRRRLRVAHSPCGPRQLIAPPDGSLTAKLVFCSNDYLGLAGDPALTDALAEGARRYGAGSGASHLINGHSQAHADLEEALARFLAPHVPDGRALFFCTGYMANLAVLTALGDAQATLYCEELNHASLIDGARLARAEVVKYPHNDVQSLDALLQQARTPIKLIVTDAVFSMDGDLAPLDALLALAERHDAWLVVDDAHGFGVLGEGGRGSLSHFGLRSERIVYIGTLGKAAGVAGAFVVAQPTVIEWLVQAARTYIYTTASPPAVAHAVSASLAFLAGEEGERRRARLRQRIGQLRAGLAAVLPSAWRLGSSDTPIQPIIVGDNATALELAAALDAEGVWVPAIRPPTVPPGTARLRVTVTAAHDEGDVDLLIAAVRRAAGRLSRRARCEG; from the coding sequence ATGCTGCTTGAGCACCTGGAACGCCAGCTGGCGACGCGCGAGGCGCAAGGGCTGCGCCGGCGCCTGCGCGTCGCGCACTCTCCCTGCGGCCCGCGGCAACTCATCGCGCCGCCGGACGGCTCCCTGACTGCGAAGCTGGTGTTCTGCAGCAACGACTACCTGGGCCTCGCCGGCGATCCGGCTTTGACCGACGCGCTGGCGGAAGGCGCGCGGCGGTACGGCGCGGGCAGCGGCGCGTCGCACCTCATCAACGGGCACTCGCAGGCGCACGCCGACCTGGAGGAGGCGCTGGCGCGGTTCCTCGCGCCCCACGTGCCCGACGGCCGTGCGCTCTTCTTCTGCACCGGCTACATGGCCAATCTCGCGGTGCTCACGGCCCTGGGCGACGCCCAGGCGACGCTCTACTGCGAGGAACTCAACCACGCCTCGCTGATCGACGGTGCGCGGCTCGCGCGGGCCGAGGTGGTCAAGTACCCGCACAACGACGTGCAATCGCTCGACGCGCTGCTGCAGCAGGCTCGCACGCCGATCAAGCTGATCGTCACCGATGCCGTCTTCAGCATGGATGGTGACCTGGCGCCGCTGGATGCGCTGCTCGCTCTCGCCGAGCGGCACGACGCCTGGCTGGTGGTGGACGACGCGCACGGCTTCGGCGTGCTGGGTGAGGGCGGCCGCGGCAGTCTGTCGCACTTCGGGCTGCGCAGCGAGCGCATCGTCTACATCGGCACGCTGGGCAAAGCGGCGGGGGTCGCGGGGGCCTTCGTCGTGGCGCAGCCCACGGTGATCGAATGGCTCGTGCAGGCGGCGCGGACCTACATCTACACGACGGCCTCACCGCCCGCCGTGGCGCACGCCGTCTCGGCGAGCCTGGCGTTCCTGGCGGGCGAGGAGGGCGAGCGACGGCGCGCGCGTCTGCGCCAGCGGATCGGCCAGCTGCGCGCCGGCCTTGCGGCGGTGCTGCCGTCCGCGTGGCGCCTCGGGTCCTCGGACACGCCCATCCAGCCGATCATCGTCGGCGACAACGCGACCGCGCTCGAATTGGCAGCCGCGCTGGATGCCGAAGGGGTCTGGGTGCCGGCCATCCGCCCGCCCACGGTGCCGCCGGGCACCGCGCGCTTGCGCGTCACCGTCACCGCCGCTCATGACGAGGGCGACGTGGACCTGCTCATCGCGGCCGTACGCCGCGCGGCCGGGCGCTTGTCGCGTCGGGCGCGGTGCGAAGGATGA
- the bioD gene encoding dethiobiotin synthase has product MELQGVFVTGTDTEIGKTTVSAGLLRAWARQGLRTAGYKPIAAGTELREGRRVNDDVERLRAASSVPLAPQEACRFLLDEPCAPHIAARLAGVRLELAPLLEGARALMPRCDRLVVEGVGGFCVPLNENEDTADLAAALGLPVVLVVGLRLGCLSHALLTAEAVCARGLRLAGWVGNQVDAGMAHREDNLATLADLMRRRFGAPCLGAVPRLPRDEADAVASHLDLGALWA; this is encoded by the coding sequence ATGGAATTGCAGGGCGTGTTCGTGACGGGGACCGACACCGAGATCGGCAAGACGACGGTGAGCGCGGGCCTGTTGCGCGCCTGGGCGAGGCAGGGGCTGCGTACGGCGGGGTACAAGCCGATCGCAGCGGGCACCGAGCTGCGCGAAGGGCGGCGCGTGAACGACGACGTGGAACGTCTTCGTGCGGCCAGCAGCGTGCCGCTCGCGCCCCAGGAGGCTTGCCGCTTTCTGCTGGACGAGCCCTGTGCGCCGCACATCGCCGCCCGCCTTGCCGGTGTGCGCCTGGAACTCGCCCCCCTTCTCGAAGGGGCCCGCGCCCTCATGCCCCGCTGCGATCGCCTGGTGGTGGAAGGCGTGGGTGGCTTTTGCGTGCCCTTGAACGAGAACGAGGACACCGCCGACCTCGCGGCCGCTCTCGGTTTGCCGGTGGTGCTCGTGGTGGGGTTGCGCCTGGGCTGCCTCAGCCACGCGCTGCTGACCGCCGAGGCGGTGTGCGCGCGGGGGCTGCGCCTGGCAGGCTGGGTGGGCAACCAGGTGGACGCCGGGATGGCCCATCGCGAAGACAACCTCGCCACGCTGGCGGACCTGATGCGGCGCCGCTTCGGCGCGCCCTGCCTCGGCGCGGTGCCGCGGCTGCCCCGTGACGAGGCCGACGCGGTGGCCTCTCACCTCGATCTCGGCGCGCTCTGGGCGTGA
- a CDS encoding copper-binding protein — protein sequence MNAMKKSLIVSLTLALASFGAFAQMTDGEVRKIDKSQGKITIKHGEIKNLDMPPMQMVFKAEPPSLLDKVQVGDKVKFQAAKVGGTYTVTAIEKQ from the coding sequence ATGAACGCCATGAAGAAATCCCTCATCGTCTCCCTCACACTGGCTCTGGCCTCGTTCGGCGCCTTCGCTCAGATGACCGACGGCGAAGTCCGCAAGATCGACAAGTCCCAGGGCAAGATCACCATCAAGCACGGCGAGATCAAGAACCTCGACATGCCTCCGATGCAGATGGTGTTCAAGGCCGAGCCGCCCTCGCTGCTGGACAAGGTGCAAGTGGGCGACAAGGTGAAGTTCCAGGCGGCGAAGGTCGGCGGCACGTACACCGTCACCGCGATCGAGAAGCAGTGA
- a CDS encoding DUF411 domain-containing protein, with protein sequence MPLNPARRRWVGALGAAAALAATGVALVPARAARKPVVEVWKSATCGCCHEWVAHLEKHGFQVKTHDVDAPGDYREKFGLPQKYGSCHTAKVEGYVLEGHVPAREIERLLRERPQALGLAVPGMPVGSPGMEVGSRKDPYDVLLVARDGRASVYQSYR encoded by the coding sequence ATGCCATTGAACCCTGCCCGCCGGCGATGGGTCGGCGCCTTGGGCGCGGCCGCGGCTCTGGCCGCCACGGGCGTGGCCCTCGTGCCCGCCCGGGCCGCTCGCAAGCCGGTCGTGGAGGTGTGGAAGTCCGCCACCTGCGGCTGCTGTCACGAATGGGTGGCCCACCTGGAGAAGCACGGCTTCCAGGTCAAGACGCACGACGTCGACGCCCCCGGCGACTACCGCGAGAAGTTCGGCCTGCCCCAGAAGTACGGCTCTTGCCATACGGCGAAGGTCGAGGGCTACGTGCTCGAAGGGCACGTGCCCGCCCGCGAGATCGAGCGCCTGCTGCGCGAGCGCCCGCAAGCCCTGGGGCTGGCCGTGCCCGGCATGCCGGTCGGATCGCCCGGCATGGAAGTGGGCTCGCGCAAAGACCCGTACGATGTGCTGCTCGTCGCCCGTGACGGGCGCGCATCGGTGTATCAGAGCTATCGTTGA
- a CDS encoding cupredoxin domain-containing protein, producing MSVRLNAGVALLAALAMSSTAFAHGEGHASRRLELSSERHPWGQQGDPAKATRTVRVDMDDRMRFVPDRLEVRQGETVRFVVRNRGQVLHEMVIGTRDALESHAELMRKHPGMEHDEPYMAHVGPGQRGEIVWTFTEPGEYFYGCLVPGHWEAGMKGRIVVRP from the coding sequence ATGTCTGTACGTTTGAACGCCGGAGTGGCACTGCTGGCCGCGCTCGCCATGAGCTCGACGGCCTTCGCCCACGGCGAAGGCCATGCCTCCCGCCGCTTGGAGCTCTCGTCCGAACGGCACCCCTGGGGACAGCAGGGCGACCCGGCCAAGGCGACTCGCACGGTGCGCGTGGACATGGACGACCGGATGCGCTTCGTCCCGGACCGGCTCGAGGTGCGGCAGGGCGAGACCGTGCGCTTCGTCGTGCGCAACCGCGGCCAGGTGCTGCACGAGATGGTGATCGGCACGCGCGATGCGCTGGAGTCGCATGCCGAGCTGATGCGCAAGCACCCGGGCATGGAGCACGACGAGCCGTACATGGCCCACGTGGGGCCGGGCCAGCGCGGCGAGATCGTCTGGACCTTCACCGAGCCGGGCGAGTACTTCTACGGCTGCCTCGTGCCCGGGCACTGGGAGGCCGGCATGAAGGGCCGGATCGTGGTGCGGCCGTGA